The genomic stretch GGTGTCGAGGCGCTCCAGTAGCGTTCCCTCTGTGCCTCCAGAGCCATTCTGAAATATCTCAAGGTTCGCTAAAGTCACTGCATCCAAGACCATGCGCTGACAAGTCTGAGCAAAGAAACTTTTTTGTCCAACAGCCTTCTCCATTTCAACATCAACAGGGATGTATTCTTCAAAGTTGGCCATGGAAAGCAGCTCCTGGTCTACCAGACACTTCTTCAAGTAGAAGATGCATCCACCCAATGATGACAGCGCCAGCTCGTAGCCCTCTTTAGGCGTAAGACCGAGCGAATCGCTGTCAGATGTCATTTTTTTAAGAACAGCCGGTAGATGACTTCTCCCTCTTCCCAAGTCCTTGACTGCACTGTCTTTAAAGTAGTCTTCCTCCGAAAGGGTTTTCAGAGTCTTCTGAGCATCCCAGAACTGAGTGCTTGAATTCAGCCCCTCCTGCAGCGCTGACGACAGGGAAGCTTTAAGTATTTTGCGCGTTTCATTAGATGGGTTACCTTTTTCAAAAAGCACTTCAGCAGGTGCATAATGTGCTATCAGGGTGCGTAAACGTGAACAGTGCCGGTCATCTGGAAACTGGCCAACCTGGAAGAAGCCCACAGAGGTATCTACAAAGCACACACCATAGCTGCGGCAACAACCCCCCTTTCCTTCATCTTCAGATTTCTCCTTTAAACTTAGCAAAAACTTGCTTTGACTCTCAGCAGGAGTACCATCCAACACGCTGTAGGTTTGGGTGCCTCGTGTTATGATCCTGCATACTTCTCTTTTCACAACGCGGTCAAACTTGGTGGGCTTGACCAGGGTCTTACATCGTGCTTCCATCATCTCTGgggtttctgtctgctccacacGCGCCACCTTGTAGCCCTTCTGGACCAACACATTTGAGAAGCGTGCGAAACCAATCTCTGGAAAACCAGAATGTGCCCATGTACCTTTCATGAAAGTCAATCCGAGCTCATTGACTCCAATCACAGCGTccatgtgataaagttcataaaATTTCCCCACCTTGTAGAAAATAACGGTGTCAAACATCTGGGATTTGATAAGCCACCACTGCCGCATACCAGGAGTATTTCTGTTGTTAAAATCTTCTGGCACATACAGTGTCGTACAATCATAACCGTCATCTGTCACTTTCCGCCTTTGACCGTCTTTCCTCCTATGATCCTGCAACCACTCCAGCTTCTCGTGGTCCCAAATTGTCGCTCCTCCACTTGTGCCTGACCCATTGGCTTGACTTTCAAAGCTTTCAGGGGCTGAAAAGGCGGATAGACGAGACTTTGTTTCGATAGCTATGGATGCTGTGGGCCGTTTCCGTACACTAGAAGAGGTACTGCTTATATTTGGCTTTGTCTTCACAGGCTTCTCTGGGAGACGTTTACGCTTCACGGGTTTAACCGGGCTTTCAGCTTCAGACTCTTGCGTACTCTCTGCTTCTTCGGCCTCACTGCTCACTGTGGCTTCTTCCTCCTCATCTTCACTGCTGCTCTCAGCTTGGTCTGGTTTGAATTCGTCATCCGATCCCTCGCTATCTGAGGCCACGATTATGCGGCGGCGCTTGGCTTTATTTTGCTTGGACCGGGTTGGCGGTGaacagactttggatgactttaTTTCCATATCTTTCTCTTGAGCTTCATCATCATCTGTCACTGTAGATTTCTCAAGCTGATAAaagaataaaatgtaaaatctgTTAGATTAACAGGCATACAATGATTGTCAAAAATACTGTTAGCTTGTTTACATCCAGTTAGACAACTAATGTAATTAAATTGTGTCACCTCCATGTCTTCttccccctcctcctcctcctcatcatcatcatctgaaGGATCTGTGCAGAGAGGCATCTTTAATCGTTTTTCTCGGCTATCGAACAAGACCTTGTCCGCAAGCTCCATTGCACGGCGGATTTCGGGCTTCCCGCTGAAAAATAACCCTCCACTTTTAGCATCACTACTGTCAGAACCTGGAACACAATGAGAAGACATCCCACATCAAGTGGTCTGAGTCTTAGTTGGAGGACCAATACTACAACAATAGTAGAAGAATAATACTAGCAATGGTCAACCTTGGTACTCTCTAATGTATTTAGTGCTGACCCATCCCCGTGTTGGCGGTTCATCAAAGAAATGGACATGTATGCGTTGTTCCCGGCCACGGCCCCGCATCTGCTGTCCAGTGAGTGGCTGAGGTACTACCATGCATGGCCACCATGGGTGCCCCTCTAGCTTTGCCCACACGAGAGAGCCAGCACTGAATGAGCATGTGGAGTTCCTGAAAGTAAAAATGATATTCACAAATGATCTTTAACCCGACATTCGTGCCACCATCATTCAGTGTGGAGTCCGTGGATTGTACACTAAGTTTCTATGGTGATCAACATTAACTGAATAaccagaattaaaaaaaatatctaccGCAAGAAATGTCTTATGGGCTCTCTCAAGCAATTACACATGTCAACGTTGAGTTGTTAATGGTTTTATTCTCATGAATAACTGACTGGTGGCGGGTCATCAGTGGCGTCGTTAGGCCTATTTTAGGGGGCTTCAGCCTccctaaataatttggtgttgttttatttaataaaaaaaatacattatatgaAGCTGACACaatattagtttaaatcaataatcatataaccttttattattaacttaaatatgatcGTGAATCTATCACCCTTACTTCATAGAGTAAGGTAGAGAGCCCCTTCTGTGCATCGctatccaatccattccacttgttcatatagaGAATGCCAACATCTCTGAAAATCCAGTCCCTGTGACATTGTTAGCAGTTGGTActaccatttttcttttttaatttctcGCAGTCAGTCTCTGCGCAAGTCTTTTTACCTTTGTTGTTTTGTGGTGAAAAGTTGCatcccagctctaaaataacactgctacttagctgctgctagctagttcgtctgaaatgcattgtgaaggtcctTGTAGACTTAAGTGTGCACTCTTGTTACTGctatctttggggtgacttccttctggatcatcagctgtgtttctcactttacgcaTAGATGAGTACAGGAGCTAAGCTAATTCATGTATGATTATCATCAGTGGATAGTCATtactttttaatttcttttttgcacactcttccCATTTGCCATTATCTTGATAAGCTTCAAGaaggagtcacctaaaatgttttttgacttcacagatatgccttttcagggttaatttgtggaatttattgctttatcaatggggttgggaccttgTCCAAACTttcggcctgtactgtatgtatgtatgtaatatGTTATGTATGATGTTTGGATATATGTTTGTGTGCATAGTATTACTTAAATTCAAGTAATAGTAGTTTTCAGGGTTTGAAATTACAACCATTTTTGTTACATAAGTGCAAATGTAATCTATGCGGTTTACAAATATTTGGGAACAAATTATTAATGTGTTGTGAGTGAAAACCATGGCGTTAGCCTCTATGATTTTATATGTTTATATGTATAAATTATTAGTCTTTGTaagctgtttgtgaagttttggGCTTGTACGCTAtgttcacttacatcctgtgAAACTCTTGGCCAATGttcttaatcttacttttaaaaaagtaattaattacagttacaaattacttctccctaaaagtaattgcgttagtaactcagttacctgagtgTAAGAGTAatgagttacttggcaaagtaactggtgataattttctttttccccaaaaaaaaaaaaaaacaacaacaacaacaacaacaacaacaacaacaacaacaacaaacaggtcacacaatgtgaagtttaaagggttttttgggATAACTGGCcccagcccaattctttaccctaaacttaactagatacaggggtattgcggatattgcgataactagatagtaacctttgcttgctatgtgtggaagtcatttaatgttgtgaataaaactttaaagttgttaaaattgctcacgtTATTGCATTacatcccttctgtctacttttgacatgtgtaagttttaaaactatttaaagatagatttatgtcaagattttgccgatttaggagcattttagataaaaagttacttaggttcgctaggaaggttctgtacaacagagccttcctgagaagtctactgctttaagatggcggctgtttactgacgcatctagttctttattatacatgttgctaatgcagccgtgtctgtcatttacatctagttctgtatatatgtgatatctaccgaagcatcatgtgggcgtagttagtaggctatcggctacagtcaggtattattgggagagattattggagccacctagcagagtagcatcgcgtttgcaacagcgtcaccctcccttgcctcctccccactcctgctctgctctctcgtctccgtgagtctcagacttttctcgcgtcagtcaaccaacatggtAACGCACACCTTTCCCGACTCAGTATGGTAACAGCGTtgacaagatgagaaaagtaattaatcagattactcactactgaagaaaataccgccgttatattctaacgccgttattaacaacactgttcctAAGGGGCTAAGCCCCCGCTATTCTTAAgacctagtgacgcccctgctgGTCATTGCATTTGTAGAGTACCATTTTGATCCGATACTTAGATATCAAGAGACGATTTAATTTTTCAGCAAGCGTGTGATTTCAGCATGCAATATCTGCGTATAAGAATAATCCATAACTAATCAATTAAATGCTGAATTCGTCAAAACGATACACAAACCATGCCAGGATATTAAATAGCCATTAAACTATGACAAAATGAACTCACTCATTTTTGGCTGTTGACTCCTTTTCACCGAAGAGTTTGTTGAATCCTCCTTTCACATTCTTGGTGACACTTTTAGGTTTGACTTTAGTGGCTTTACTCGGGAGTTGCTTAGCGTCTTCTTTTGGGGACGAGTTGGCTTTTTCGACCGAGGACGGCAAATCGCCCTCGGCGGGTTGAGCACCGGGCTTCGGCTTGCACACCGCCGGTGGAGACTTGGTGAAGAAATTGAAAAGGGAGCTTTGCTTCGCCATGAAGGAACCTTGTCTGTAATCCTTAGCAGTTGCTAACATGGGCTCCGTACGCCATAAACACGCAGCACGAGCTGTGGGTTCGCGGGAAACACAGGCGCGTCAGGGAGAAGGCGCGGCTACCAATGCCATCCAATGACAAACGAGGACTAGGAGTAGGAGTTTGGAGGTCAATATCATATGTATAAGGCTAGATGTTATAAGGTTGAGTCGGCGGCGTAAGTAACTGACTGTCATCTTGCATACTATGGGGTTACTTCTCGGGCGCCTAAGAGGACCTACGATAATACTAAACTACTCTTAATTTAACAGACGTTTTATGTTTATAACGAAACGTATTGACGTGGCTTTAATTCAGATTGGATGTTGGAAAATAgtttaaattacttttaagtGCGCAGTAAGTCTCCCGCATCTCTGATGTTTATGAGAAACCAAGCCGTTTGAAAATCGGTTGACAATTTAGGAATCTATCGATATTTCAAATTACACGCTCCTTTGACTGTAATCGGTCTGTCAGTCACGTGCCCAAACTAGCGGACACGCCCCCATGCGCCATTTTGAGTGCACCGCGgatgtaaacaaaacagaacaggAGTAGCTCTGACGCTTCATTACTGCCTCCAACTTCATCGCTGAATATAAAAAAGTCCCTCGTATACGGTATCAGCgcttaaattttaaaaactataaatcTCTCGAAGCTCACGGACATTTAACGAATGGCTCGGTGCAGGATCTCCGCATTTCGACCGCAGGACTGCGACAACACAGTCGTCACTCTCGTTGCTCCTCTTAAAAACATGATACAGCTCTTACTTAAACATTGTTGAACTTGAATTGTACCTTGAATATCATCTTAAACATCGCATGACTAAAACAGGTGAAGGAACTGTCGTAATGACATGCAAATTCATGTATattgcacaatatattgtttcagTGTTGACATTGCCATGCAAAGATGTGCAATTCTCTCAATGCAGGACTTATCATGTGAAGAGGGAAACATTTACTTGAACACGTTATTCTACAACTAgtgttattttatttcatatgcacgttttatatttccttgtattgctattttctgtttaccattgtgcttctgctgttttgagaattttagtaaaaattaaatacagtatctaaaaaagtaaaactgtcaacttctcgTTTTGTTAGCAAACATCGGATTTCCTATTCAGTGTTTATCTCCACAAAATTGTTTGAATGTaactagtaaaaaaaaacaaaaaaaaaaaacagtactttTCATTATCAAAACCAACACTAGTTCTTTATGTACCTAAGAAAGGCAAAGAGTCAAGAAGACTTCAAAATTGTCACTGACATACTTTATTAAACAGGTTTGTCATctacaaacatatatatatatatatataaaaaaaacaactttgctTGTACAAACACTATGAAAACTAATTGTACTAAACTACTGTTGGGCACTGGCTTGTCAGGGCACAGCAGACAGTGACAACCTTATCCAACATTGTGGCTTCGTCACCTTCACATGGAAGAATCATGTTTATGGGTATGGTTCCTGTTAAGATATTATACTTCTGACAAACATTTCTGATGACCCTTTTAACATGGATTCTCAGCTGCTCTAGCTGCTAACTGACAGCGGCCTTTTGTAAATGCTGGGAGTTTGACATCTGAACACTACATGCCCACATTCTTGTATGTCAAAAGTTCCTCTGTCAGCCAAGACAATGTCCCCAGGTAACAAATTGTCAAGAAAATCACTATTCATGTTTGTCACTTGGATGACCTCCGCAGCCTTTTgataagaaacaaatggctcccttgggtgcaatacatattaaatacttcatagtgtggtggtgcttgtagctggaaaacatttgggcacgggctttcagatttgatgggttttctgtgaaaatttcaaaacagtcaATAATCACAGTCTGTGTCACATCCTGATTGGTGTTGTGCGTCCCATCCTCTGTGATTAGCTGATCACCTTCTCCAGCTACATGTGTCCCCTCTTCAGTCTGTAGCTGACCACTTTCTTCTCCAGCATCAGGTGTCCCCTCCTCATTCTGTTGGTGACTGTTTATTTCACCAGGCTCAGATGGTCCCTCCTTGGTCTGCAGCTCTTCAATGTTTGCATCCTGCTGGACCCCCATCTCTGGTGCTTGCAGTGTCTCTTTCCGTAGCTGCTCACGCCTACTTCGTCTTGCAGAGTGTGCAGGGTTTGTCGGTGTAACAGATGTGTGTCCCAGATGGTGCCCAGTCTGGGTCAGTCTCCATCATTTCATAAGCTGGTTCACCTGCAATTACATTAGGTTTTATTTAGCAAGCTAGGTAAGATTGGATATTTCCATGGCATTTTACAATCGTAAACACTCAATCAGACATGCTACCATCCCATCAGATCTCTCAGATCACAAAAGGAAATCTCACGCGTTGATAAATATTTCTGTGCATTTCTACTGTTTACCTTTATCTTTCAAATCATTCACTCTATGTTTTTATAAACGATGACTGAATAAAGTAAACACTGATTTATCACGAACGGATTAACCCATTTCCACCGCCCTCCCTCTTTCCCTGTAGTTTACAAGTGAGGCTAGGTAGTTAAGGTTAGCCAATGAGAAAATAGCGACTTTAGAAAGCAAAAAACAGCATATTCAGTatcaatacttaaaaaaaatactccgACTTGCCTTTATGAAAATGCCGAGCACAAACACGCAGGAAGGGAGATATGGTGTCGAAAGTGATGCCCTTCCGTTTCGTTCACCACTGCGACCCAGGCCATCCGACGCCGCTTCGTTAGTTCCTCAACCTGCTGCCCATAACCTCTTTTCCAGGAGGGATAACGAAAAAAATCTTACGTTGTGGTCAACTTTGCTGCCATTTTTGTCATGTGATTTAGTatggcagcctttcacacaacaCGAGTGTCCCATTTTATCAAAGACAATGATAAAAGCAAAGACGATTCACACTGCTCAGTTGTTTACAATAAGTGTGCACTCAAAATGGCTATTCGACCCACAATGCACTGCGGCTTCTGCAAGCGTTACGTCACCTGTCAAAGACGGCTCTGACGCAAAATGGCTGACAAGTGACGACGCgcttcccgttttttttttcccacagcgCGAATCAGACATCTACTTTATATGTGTTATATCTATTACTATGACCCGACCCGGCAAAGCGTCGGATTTGACACACAGTGGCCAAAAATTTGAATTGCACCCATGATCACATGTTTCTTTGTTAGTTGCTTTAATTTTCTATTTATTCTAATTGAATATGTCCTTAAAACATAATAATGGAGGGTTCGTTGATTCT from Corythoichthys intestinalis isolate RoL2023-P3 chromosome 10, ASM3026506v1, whole genome shotgun sequence encodes the following:
- the msh6 gene encoding DNA mismatch repair protein Msh6, whose product is MLATAKDYRQGSFMAKQSSLFNFFTKSPPAVCKPKPGAQPAEGDLPSSVEKANSSPKEDAKQLPSKATKVKPKSVTKNVKGGFNKLFGEKESTAKNENSTCSFSAGSLVWAKLEGHPWWPCMVVPQPLTGQQMRGRGREQRIHVHFFDEPPTRGWVSTKYIREYQGSDSSDAKSGGLFFSGKPEIRRAMELADKVLFDSREKRLKMPLCTDPSDDDDEEEEEGEEDMELEKSTVTDDDEAQEKDMEIKSSKVCSPPTRSKQNKAKRRRIIVASDSEGSDDEFKPDQAESSSEDEEEEATVSSEAEEAESTQESEAESPVKPVKRKRLPEKPVKTKPNISSTSSSVRKRPTASIAIETKSRLSAFSAPESFESQANGSGTSGGATIWDHEKLEWLQDHRRKDGQRRKVTDDGYDCTTLYVPEDFNNRNTPGMRQWWLIKSQMFDTVIFYKVGKFYELYHMDAVIGVNELGLTFMKGTWAHSGFPEIGFARFSNVLVQKGYKVARVEQTETPEMMEARCKTLVKPTKFDRVVKREVCRIITRGTQTYSVLDGTPAESQSKFLLSLKEKSEDEGKGGCCRSYGVCFVDTSVGFFQVGQFPDDRHCSRLRTLIAHYAPAEVLFEKGNPSNETRKILKASLSSALQEGLNSSTQFWDAQKTLKTLSEEDYFKDSAVKDLGRGRSHLPAVLKKMTSDSDSLGLTPKEGYELALSSLGGCIFYLKKCLVDQELLSMANFEEYIPVDVEMEKAVGQKSFFAQTCQRMVLDAVTLANLEIFQNGSGGTEGTLLERLDTCSSPFGKRLLKQWLCAPLCNPTSIRDRLDALEDLMAAQAQVSEVSDLLKKLPDLERLLSKIHSIGTPLKGHDHPDSRAVLYEEVTYSKRKIADFLSALEGFQTMQDIVNVFASVTGDFQSTLLHRVVSLESDDGGLFPDLSGELKRWKTAFDHNKARTTGVITPKEGFDPDYDQALVGIQNCERKLQDYLDRQKKRIGCKNMAYWGTGRNRFQMEVPDSVSERNIPEEYEVKSTKKGWKRYVTKESEQLFYELQGFEEKRDSALKDCMRRLFYNFDKNYSNWKTAVECMAVLDVLMALSRYSQGGDGPMARPEVVLPDGDERVAPFLELVGSRHPCVTKTFFGDDFIPNDIYIGIRCVSEEDDEEKSHASCVLVTGPNMGGKSTLMRQCGLVIVLAQLGCFVPAERLRFTPVDRVFTRLGASDRIMAGESTFFVELSETACILHHATKHSLVLLDELGRGTATYDGTAIACAVVKELAEKICCRTLFSTHYHSLVEDYANNPAVRLGHMACMVENECEDPSQETITFLYKFISGACPKSYGFNAARLANLPESVIQSGHRKAREFEKSTMGLRLFKKLCQFAEDTSQDKSRLVALVQMIQTM